CATTATCCTTGGATAATCCTTGGGTTTGGTTCATCTTGAGGTTCTGTTCATCACTTTGGCTTACACCTCGGCTTGTACCTTTGCTTAAAGCCATCACCTTGAACAAACGTTCCGCTTTCTGGCGCGGACCTACATACTGAAGTACATAGTTCTCTCCTTTAGGTCTGTTTAAAGGAGGATTCAAACCATTAATGAAATACATTTACCAttaagcaataaaataaacccttaaaaaataaaaaaatgtttcttttaaagaCCATCATTACCTTTCGTCTTGTTGATATTCTCCGTAGTCCACTAATTCGTCGCTCTCTTCAGGTTCGCCTTGAGGTGCCGCGTACAACGGCAACACTAGGATAAAGCTGAATAACGTTACGAGACACTTGGTCAGATTCATGACAAAGAATGAGTGCTTCAATTAAATTAGCATTCGGCACTACTTAATCAACTACCCaaaagatgaatttttctttcaaatcaaatcgGATGAAATCAGACAGCGATTTATAACTGGACATCGATTGGTGACGATGTCTTGTTTTATAAGACTCTTTATTTGCTGTCCTACCCTGGCTCAGGCCAACCCCAAACACCCAACTCGATGCGTAGCTGGAAAAGGATGAGATAAGAGATTCCCGAGAAACGGACATTGGAAAGTTTAGTGAACGGGTTTGgtaattaaacaaatatgGCGAGCcctgcgtttttttttaaataaaatatgtagATTCGCCTTCTAATCACTTCAACACAGCCGAGCAAACGCCCTCTTCCATTTTCACTCTCTGACACGAACCAGATCTATTTTGAGTGACGTCATCTGAAATTAAGTCAAAAGGAATTATATGGCAATTTTGTCCTACAGATAACTAGACATCATTCTGTCTTGATTCGTtagaaacatttcaaaacgAAGATAAGAATATCTATGCATAATATGTGTAAATTCAGCCAAGGACTTCTTGGtattttacaaaacaaaattgttgtaaAAACTGTAAATATAGTTATCCTTTTGGGACAAGTTGCTGGGTCGGAGCCGCGATGCACTCGGTGGGAGGCACGCAAGTAAATTTGTCTCGCCATAGGCAAGTCCGATCCAAAGTTTCGTCCTCTTCGACACAACCTGGAGCACAACTAAGGTCGTTCGACGTCTGACATCGGCCTTGTTTTTTCAGCTCAACGGCGTAAGTGGAGCAAAGCTAAAGTACGCAATTAATAAATGGCCCGgcggaaacaaaaattaattacctcGTGAATCACATTTTGATGAGGCAATTGAAAGAGAATGCTTACCCGAGTGCAGATATAAGCGCAACGACTCCAGGTGTAACCTTTAGGGCAACTTTCGGCAATCTTTTTACTCGTCGGTGTAGTTGTTGTTACGATATTGATTACTTTCTCGGTAGTCACGGGCCTAAGTGTAGTGACGACTTTCTCGCTAGTTGTGAGCTCGGGTAATTGTTTAAGCGGCAAAGATGCGTCTTCTCCGCAATTACAGCGGAAACGGACTTGATGTTCGATTTCGCGAATCTTCGATGTTGGACAGATGGAACCTTGAGGAGCAATCTGTTCGTATAATTCAAAATCTTCGCTGTTTTCAGCTGGTACGGAAGCACTGAACCAATCGGTCCAGCCATCTACACAGGATCTAGCTGTGTCTACTTTCTTTGTAGCAGTAATTGGAGCAGAAGTAGGAATGCTGCCAACGATAGATCCGCACGGACGGATCCGCATGACCGACTCGGGCCAGTCACAAATCATCGTGTCCGGATTGAACATTGTCGGAGGCTGGCAAGCTTTTTCCAAATATACGATCCCACTCACGCCGTCGACACAGTGATAAAACAAATAGCAACTGGTAGGATGTGGGCTATGCGGTCTGGCTGGATCACAACGACCTGGAATACGGCTCGAAGTTTTTGACgcttcttttgaatttgacgCTGTATTTGGATTAACGGTGGTTGGGTGAAACCATTCTGATTCTAGATTAGACGATTGCTGGAAATTCCCTTTCAGTTCCGAATTCTGTTCGATTAATATTTGTGGAGCGCTTGTTGGTTTGGATTTCAGATTTTGGGCGTATTGGCTCtctgaaaataaattccaagcatgaagcaaaaacaaaagaaccatGCTTCTTTGTTATAGTGTTCGTACCAGAGATGCACTTAGGTATAGGTTCAGGTGTGAATTTAGCTTTGGCGAAGTCGCAAGTGTAGAAAGGAGCAGGTGGGAACTCGAAAACCCCATTCGCACCGCATTTTAATGTACATCTGTATAAAGTACTTCCGATGGAACAATTATATCCCCCGTTAAAGTTCAAGCGTTCAGGGGCGCAATTCTTTAGAGCtgtaagataaaaaaaaaagtacaaccAGACCGAAAATGAAAGTATGGACATGGTGAAATTGCGGGATTTTAGTAGGTTAAAATTGAAAGGATCTACTTACGATATTTGCATTGTGGTCCACGAAACTCTTCTGGGCACAGGCAAACGTTGTTTGGAAGACATCGGCCTCCGTTTTCGCAGACTGGGTCACATACGGCTGTGTGAAACAGCAAAGAGAATGACCAAAAACCAGAAATTGAGTCGTGGCTTAATGAACGATAATAAGGTACAGTAATATATAATTACGCTGGCAATCGGCAACTTTCTGAACCGTTCCCTGTGGTTGTTGAAGTTGGACCCAATTTCCAGAGTCGCAGaccatttgaatttccttACTTCCACCGGGGAAGGTGAAACCAATGTTGCAGGTCGACGTGCATGCCGTTGAATTGCAAACAATACGTGAATTCTTCGGAGTTGGGGGTTTTTCGACGCAAGGTTTACTTTTCGTGAACTGACACTGTGGGCCTTCGAAGATTTCCGGACAGATACAAACATTTGGTGCCTTACAGAAACCCAAATTCTGGCAAGGAGGTGTACAAATAGCTAATgagtgttgaaaaaaaaaaatcaatcaatcaatttcagaaaacatttatgaaagaaaattattgtttcCACCTTTGAGGGGTACAGATTTGATTGGAACTGGCTTGATTGGCGCTTTTTCTAATGCAGCCGAGCTAGATAATGTTGGTGGGAGAACTGGGACTTGGGTGGTAACGTTTGATAATCCGCATTCTGGTCGGATTCGCATTACCGATTGAGGCCAGTCACAAATCATCGTGTTTGGATTGAACATTGTCGGGGGATTGCAGGTTTTCTCTACTTGCTGGACGCCGTTGGGTCGATTGACGCAATGGTAAAACTTATAACAATCGGTTGGGTGCGGACTATGAGGTCTAGCTGGATCACATTGGTTGGAAAGAGGAATCGCAACTATGGGTTCCTTTTCCATAAGAATCGAAGTCGATACTATTTTCGGAGCTAGGGTGATGGAGGTTTCTTGATTCGATTTATATGAAGCCGGCTTGCTTTCTGTTTTTAAGCCACTTGAAGGGTCGCCAGAGTGGATGGCACGTTCCACTCTTTAAGAGGATGGAATA
The window above is part of the Daphnia pulex isolate KAP4 chromosome 3, ASM2113471v1 genome. Proteins encoded here:
- the LOC124191084 gene encoding uncharacterized protein LOC124191084 isoform X1: MEPIKCIVIFVFLSVSVLAVPRSAIDLNERVERAIHSGDPSSGLKTESKPASYKSNQETSITLAPKIVSTSILMEKEPIVAIPLSNQCDPARPHSPHPTDCYKFYHCVNRPNGVQQVEKTCNPPTMFNPNTMICDWPQSVMRIRPECGLSNVTTQVPVLPPTLSSSAALEKAPIKPVPIKSVPLKAICTPPCQNLGFCKAPNVCICPEIFEGPQCQFTKSKPCVEKPPTPKNSRIVCNSTACTSTCNIGFTFPGGSKEIQMVCDSGNWVQLQQPQGTVQKVADCQPVCDPVCENGGRCLPNNVCLCPEEFRGPQCKYPLKNCAPERLNFNGGYNCSIGSTLYRCTLKCGANGVFEFPPAPFYTCDFAKAKFTPEPIPKCISESQYAQNLKSKPTSAPQILIEQNSELKGNFQQSSNLESEWFHPTTVNPNTASNSKEASKTSSRIPGRCDPARPHSPHPTSCYLFYHCVDGVSGIVYLEKACQPPTMFNPDTMICDWPESVMRIRPCGSIVGSIPTSAPITATKKVDTARSCVDGWTDWFSASVPAENSEDFELYEQIAPQGSICPTSKIREIEHQVRFRCNCGEDASLPLKQLPELTTSEKVVTTLRPVTTEKVINIVTTTTPTSKKIAESCPKGYTWSRCAYICTRLCSTYAVELKKQGRCQTSNDLSCAPGCVEEDETLDRTCLWRDKFTCVPPTECIAAPTQQLVPKG
- the LOC124191084 gene encoding uncharacterized protein LOC124191084 isoform X2; its protein translation is MEKEPIVAIPLSNQCDPARPHSPHPTDCYKFYHCVNRPNGVQQVEKTCNPPTMFNPNTMICDWPQSVMRIRPECGLSNVTTQVPVLPPTLSSSAALEKAPIKPVPIKSVPLKAICTPPCQNLGFCKAPNVCICPEIFEGPQCQFTKSKPCVEKPPTPKNSRIVCNSTACTSTCNIGFTFPGGSKEIQMVCDSGNWVQLQQPQGTVQKVADCQPVCDPVCENGGRCLPNNVCLCPEEFRGPQCKYPLKNCAPERLNFNGGYNCSIGSTLYRCTLKCGANGVFEFPPAPFYTCDFAKAKFTPEPIPKCISESQYAQNLKSKPTSAPQILIEQNSELKGNFQQSSNLESEWFHPTTVNPNTASNSKEASKTSSRIPGRCDPARPHSPHPTSCYLFYHCVDGVSGIVYLEKACQPPTMFNPDTMICDWPESVMRIRPCGSIVGSIPTSAPITATKKVDTARSCVDGWTDWFSASVPAENSEDFELYEQIAPQGSICPTSKIREIEHQVRFRCNCGEDASLPLKQLPELTTSEKVVTTLRPVTTEKVINIVTTTTPTSKKIAESCPKGYTWSRCAYICTRLCSTYAVELKKQGRCQTSNDLSCAPGCVEEDETLDRTCLWRDKFTCVPPTECIAAPTQQLVPKG